A window from Taeniopygia guttata chromosome 10, bTaeGut7.mat, whole genome shotgun sequence encodes these proteins:
- the MFGE8 gene encoding lactadherin isoform X1 gives MTAARLFRVLLAVAVAFPLLLVVSGDFCDVNHCQNGGTCLTGINEAPFFCICPEGYVGIDCNETEKGPCHPNPCHNNGECQLVPNRGDVFTDYICKCPAGYDGVHCQNNKNECSSQPCKNGGTCLDLDGDYTCKCPSPFLGKTCHARCAVLLGMEGRAISDAQLSASSVYYGFLGLQRWGPELARLNNHGIVNAWTSSNYDKNPWIQANLLRKMRLSGIITQGARRVGQQEFVRAYKVAYSLDGREFTFFKDEKKDVDKVFEGNMDYGTMQTNMFNPPITAQFIRIYPVMCRRACTLRFELIGCEMNVYFNTAGCSEPLGMKSHLISDQQITASSVFKTWGIDAFTWHPHYARLDMTGKTNAWTALNNDQSEWLQIDLRDQKKVTGIITQGARDFGHIQYVAAYKVAYSDNGTSWTLYRDAQTNSTKIFHGNNDNYSHKKNVFDVPFYARYVRILPVAWNNRITLRVELLGCDE, from the exons GTGACTTCTGCGACGTGAACCACTGTCAGAATGGGGGCACCTGCCTGACTGGGATTAATGAGGCCCCTTTCTTCTGCATCTGCCCTGAGGGCTATGTTGGGATTGACTGCAATGAGACAGAGAAAG GGCCCTGCCACCCCAATCCTTGCCACAACAATGGTGAGTGCCAGCTGGTCCCAAACCGGGGCGACGTCTTCACTGACTACATCTGCAAGTGCCCTGCGGGGTACGATGGGGTGCACTGCCAGAACA ACAAGAATGAGTGCTCCTCCCAGCCTTGCAAAAATGGAGGCACCTGCCTGGACCTGGATGGTGACTACACCTGCAAGTGTCCTTCTCCATTTTTGGGGAAGACCTGCCATGCCC gctgtgctgttCTCCTGGGCATGGAAGGAAGAGCCATCTCTGACGCCCAGCTCTCAGCATCCTCTGTCTATTATGGCTTCCTTGGCCTCCAGCGCTGGGGGCCAGAGCTTGCCCGCCTCAACAACCACGGCATCGTCAATGCCTGGACCTCCAGCAACTATGATAAGAACCCCTGGATCCAG GCCAACCTGCTGCGGAAGATGCGGCTGAGCGGGATCATCACGCAGGGCGCGCGCCGTGTGGGACAGCAGGAGTTTGTCCGCGCCTACAAAGTCGCCTACAGCCTGGATGGGCGGGAATTCACCTTCTTCAAGGATGAGAAGAAGGATGTAGACAAG GTTTTTGAGGGGAACATGGACTATGGCACCATGCAGACCAACATGTTCAACCCTCCCATCACGGCCCAGTTCATCCGCATCTACCCCGTGATGTGCCGCCGCGCCTGCACGCTGCGCTTCGAGCTCATCGGCTGCGAGATGAACG TGTATTTCAACACGGCAGGTTGCTCGGAGCCTCTGGGCATGAAATCCCACCTCATCTCCGACCAGCAGATCACAGCCTCCAGTGTCTTCAAAACCTGGGGCATCGATGCCTTTACCTGGCACCCTCATTACGCTCGCTTGGACATGACGGGCAAAACCAACGCCTGGACAGCCCTGAACAACGACCAGTCCGAGTGGCTGCAG ATTGACCTCCGGGACCAGAAGAAGGTGACAGGCATCATCACACAAGGAGCCCGCGACTTTGGGCACATCCAGTACGTGGCAGCTTACAAGGTGGCCTACAGTGACAACGGCACGTCCTGGACCCTGTACCGGGATGCTCAGACAAACAGCACCAAG ATCTTCCATGGCAACAATGACAACTACTCACACAAGAAGAACGTGTTTGATGTGCCCTTCTATGCCCGCTACGTCCGCATCCTGCCCGTGGCCTGGAACAACCGCATCACCCTGCGcgtggagctgctgggctgcgATGAGTAG
- the MFGE8 gene encoding lactadherin isoform X2: MTAARLFRVLLAVAVAFPLLLVVSGDFCDVNHCQNGGTCLTGINEAPFFCICPEGYVGIDCNETEKGPCHPNPCHNNGECQLVPNRGDVFTDYICKCPAGYDGVHCQNNKNECSSQPCKNGGTCLDLDGDYTCKCPSPFLGKTCHARCAVLLGMEGRAISDAQLSASSVYYGFLGLQRWGPELARLNNHGIVNAWTSSNYDKNPWIQANLLRKMRLSGIITQGARRVGQQEFVRAYKVAYSLDGREFTFFKDEKKDVDKVFEGNMDYGTMQTNMFNPPITAQFIRIYPVMCRRACTLRFELIGCEMNGCSEPLGMKSHLISDQQITASSVFKTWGIDAFTWHPHYARLDMTGKTNAWTALNNDQSEWLQIDLRDQKKVTGIITQGARDFGHIQYVAAYKVAYSDNGTSWTLYRDAQTNSTKIFHGNNDNYSHKKNVFDVPFYARYVRILPVAWNNRITLRVELLGCDE; the protein is encoded by the exons GTGACTTCTGCGACGTGAACCACTGTCAGAATGGGGGCACCTGCCTGACTGGGATTAATGAGGCCCCTTTCTTCTGCATCTGCCCTGAGGGCTATGTTGGGATTGACTGCAATGAGACAGAGAAAG GGCCCTGCCACCCCAATCCTTGCCACAACAATGGTGAGTGCCAGCTGGTCCCAAACCGGGGCGACGTCTTCACTGACTACATCTGCAAGTGCCCTGCGGGGTACGATGGGGTGCACTGCCAGAACA ACAAGAATGAGTGCTCCTCCCAGCCTTGCAAAAATGGAGGCACCTGCCTGGACCTGGATGGTGACTACACCTGCAAGTGTCCTTCTCCATTTTTGGGGAAGACCTGCCATGCCC gctgtgctgttCTCCTGGGCATGGAAGGAAGAGCCATCTCTGACGCCCAGCTCTCAGCATCCTCTGTCTATTATGGCTTCCTTGGCCTCCAGCGCTGGGGGCCAGAGCTTGCCCGCCTCAACAACCACGGCATCGTCAATGCCTGGACCTCCAGCAACTATGATAAGAACCCCTGGATCCAG GCCAACCTGCTGCGGAAGATGCGGCTGAGCGGGATCATCACGCAGGGCGCGCGCCGTGTGGGACAGCAGGAGTTTGTCCGCGCCTACAAAGTCGCCTACAGCCTGGATGGGCGGGAATTCACCTTCTTCAAGGATGAGAAGAAGGATGTAGACAAG GTTTTTGAGGGGAACATGGACTATGGCACCATGCAGACCAACATGTTCAACCCTCCCATCACGGCCCAGTTCATCCGCATCTACCCCGTGATGTGCCGCCGCGCCTGCACGCTGCGCTTCGAGCTCATCGGCTGCGAGATGAACG GTTGCTCGGAGCCTCTGGGCATGAAATCCCACCTCATCTCCGACCAGCAGATCACAGCCTCCAGTGTCTTCAAAACCTGGGGCATCGATGCCTTTACCTGGCACCCTCATTACGCTCGCTTGGACATGACGGGCAAAACCAACGCCTGGACAGCCCTGAACAACGACCAGTCCGAGTGGCTGCAG ATTGACCTCCGGGACCAGAAGAAGGTGACAGGCATCATCACACAAGGAGCCCGCGACTTTGGGCACATCCAGTACGTGGCAGCTTACAAGGTGGCCTACAGTGACAACGGCACGTCCTGGACCCTGTACCGGGATGCTCAGACAAACAGCACCAAG ATCTTCCATGGCAACAATGACAACTACTCACACAAGAAGAACGTGTTTGATGTGCCCTTCTATGCCCGCTACGTCCGCATCCTGCCCGTGGCCTGGAACAACCGCATCACCCTGCGcgtggagctgctgggctgcgATGAGTAG
- the MFGE8 gene encoding lactadherin isoform X3 has translation MTAARLFRVLLAVAVAFPLLLVVSGPCHPNPCHNNGECQLVPNRGDVFTDYICKCPAGYDGVHCQNNKNECSSQPCKNGGTCLDLDGDYTCKCPSPFLGKTCHARCAVLLGMEGRAISDAQLSASSVYYGFLGLQRWGPELARLNNHGIVNAWTSSNYDKNPWIQANLLRKMRLSGIITQGARRVGQQEFVRAYKVAYSLDGREFTFFKDEKKDVDKVFEGNMDYGTMQTNMFNPPITAQFIRIYPVMCRRACTLRFELIGCEMNVYFNTAGCSEPLGMKSHLISDQQITASSVFKTWGIDAFTWHPHYARLDMTGKTNAWTALNNDQSEWLQIDLRDQKKVTGIITQGARDFGHIQYVAAYKVAYSDNGTSWTLYRDAQTNSTKIFHGNNDNYSHKKNVFDVPFYARYVRILPVAWNNRITLRVELLGCDE, from the exons GGCCCTGCCACCCCAATCCTTGCCACAACAATGGTGAGTGCCAGCTGGTCCCAAACCGGGGCGACGTCTTCACTGACTACATCTGCAAGTGCCCTGCGGGGTACGATGGGGTGCACTGCCAGAACA ACAAGAATGAGTGCTCCTCCCAGCCTTGCAAAAATGGAGGCACCTGCCTGGACCTGGATGGTGACTACACCTGCAAGTGTCCTTCTCCATTTTTGGGGAAGACCTGCCATGCCC gctgtgctgttCTCCTGGGCATGGAAGGAAGAGCCATCTCTGACGCCCAGCTCTCAGCATCCTCTGTCTATTATGGCTTCCTTGGCCTCCAGCGCTGGGGGCCAGAGCTTGCCCGCCTCAACAACCACGGCATCGTCAATGCCTGGACCTCCAGCAACTATGATAAGAACCCCTGGATCCAG GCCAACCTGCTGCGGAAGATGCGGCTGAGCGGGATCATCACGCAGGGCGCGCGCCGTGTGGGACAGCAGGAGTTTGTCCGCGCCTACAAAGTCGCCTACAGCCTGGATGGGCGGGAATTCACCTTCTTCAAGGATGAGAAGAAGGATGTAGACAAG GTTTTTGAGGGGAACATGGACTATGGCACCATGCAGACCAACATGTTCAACCCTCCCATCACGGCCCAGTTCATCCGCATCTACCCCGTGATGTGCCGCCGCGCCTGCACGCTGCGCTTCGAGCTCATCGGCTGCGAGATGAACG TGTATTTCAACACGGCAGGTTGCTCGGAGCCTCTGGGCATGAAATCCCACCTCATCTCCGACCAGCAGATCACAGCCTCCAGTGTCTTCAAAACCTGGGGCATCGATGCCTTTACCTGGCACCCTCATTACGCTCGCTTGGACATGACGGGCAAAACCAACGCCTGGACAGCCCTGAACAACGACCAGTCCGAGTGGCTGCAG ATTGACCTCCGGGACCAGAAGAAGGTGACAGGCATCATCACACAAGGAGCCCGCGACTTTGGGCACATCCAGTACGTGGCAGCTTACAAGGTGGCCTACAGTGACAACGGCACGTCCTGGACCCTGTACCGGGATGCTCAGACAAACAGCACCAAG ATCTTCCATGGCAACAATGACAACTACTCACACAAGAAGAACGTGTTTGATGTGCCCTTCTATGCCCGCTACGTCCGCATCCTGCCCGTGGCCTGGAACAACCGCATCACCCTGCGcgtggagctgctgggctgcgATGAGTAG
- the MFGE8 gene encoding lactadherin isoform X4 → MTAARLFRVLLAVAVAFPLLLVVSGPCHPNPCHNNGECQLVPNRGDVFTDYICKCPAGYDGVHCQNNKNECSSQPCKNGGTCLDLDGDYTCKCPSPFLGKTCHARCAVLLGMEGRAISDAQLSASSVYYGFLGLQRWGPELARLNNHGIVNAWTSSNYDKNPWIQANLLRKMRLSGIITQGARRVGQQEFVRAYKVAYSLDGREFTFFKDEKKDVDKVFEGNMDYGTMQTNMFNPPITAQFIRIYPVMCRRACTLRFELIGCEMNGCSEPLGMKSHLISDQQITASSVFKTWGIDAFTWHPHYARLDMTGKTNAWTALNNDQSEWLQIDLRDQKKVTGIITQGARDFGHIQYVAAYKVAYSDNGTSWTLYRDAQTNSTKIFHGNNDNYSHKKNVFDVPFYARYVRILPVAWNNRITLRVELLGCDE, encoded by the exons GGCCCTGCCACCCCAATCCTTGCCACAACAATGGTGAGTGCCAGCTGGTCCCAAACCGGGGCGACGTCTTCACTGACTACATCTGCAAGTGCCCTGCGGGGTACGATGGGGTGCACTGCCAGAACA ACAAGAATGAGTGCTCCTCCCAGCCTTGCAAAAATGGAGGCACCTGCCTGGACCTGGATGGTGACTACACCTGCAAGTGTCCTTCTCCATTTTTGGGGAAGACCTGCCATGCCC gctgtgctgttCTCCTGGGCATGGAAGGAAGAGCCATCTCTGACGCCCAGCTCTCAGCATCCTCTGTCTATTATGGCTTCCTTGGCCTCCAGCGCTGGGGGCCAGAGCTTGCCCGCCTCAACAACCACGGCATCGTCAATGCCTGGACCTCCAGCAACTATGATAAGAACCCCTGGATCCAG GCCAACCTGCTGCGGAAGATGCGGCTGAGCGGGATCATCACGCAGGGCGCGCGCCGTGTGGGACAGCAGGAGTTTGTCCGCGCCTACAAAGTCGCCTACAGCCTGGATGGGCGGGAATTCACCTTCTTCAAGGATGAGAAGAAGGATGTAGACAAG GTTTTTGAGGGGAACATGGACTATGGCACCATGCAGACCAACATGTTCAACCCTCCCATCACGGCCCAGTTCATCCGCATCTACCCCGTGATGTGCCGCCGCGCCTGCACGCTGCGCTTCGAGCTCATCGGCTGCGAGATGAACG GTTGCTCGGAGCCTCTGGGCATGAAATCCCACCTCATCTCCGACCAGCAGATCACAGCCTCCAGTGTCTTCAAAACCTGGGGCATCGATGCCTTTACCTGGCACCCTCATTACGCTCGCTTGGACATGACGGGCAAAACCAACGCCTGGACAGCCCTGAACAACGACCAGTCCGAGTGGCTGCAG ATTGACCTCCGGGACCAGAAGAAGGTGACAGGCATCATCACACAAGGAGCCCGCGACTTTGGGCACATCCAGTACGTGGCAGCTTACAAGGTGGCCTACAGTGACAACGGCACGTCCTGGACCCTGTACCGGGATGCTCAGACAAACAGCACCAAG ATCTTCCATGGCAACAATGACAACTACTCACACAAGAAGAACGTGTTTGATGTGCCCTTCTATGCCCGCTACGTCCGCATCCTGCCCGTGGCCTGGAACAACCGCATCACCCTGCGcgtggagctgctgggctgcgATGAGTAG
- the HAPLN3 gene encoding hyaluronan and proteoglycan link protein 3, with amino-acid sequence MLLLPLLLKATLLHLASGFYHPFHNGFYYNHIMNDNGDEQDKVDYFSGSKLVVEASKDPVYSYNGANVTLPCHYRYEPDQGPKRKIRIKWSKLRDDYTKEQDVMVAIGKTNVAFGDFKGRAHIRQAGETSWHEASLVISDVRLKDDGKYRCEVIDGLEDESDIVDLRLQGIVFPYQPPRGQYRLNFHEAEQACQDQGAILANFNQLFQAWSEGLDWCNAGWLADGTVQYPIRLPRKPCGGVHLAPGIRSYGPRHRHLHRFDAFCFSSALRGEVFYLDRLAGMTLEEAKQSCQDAGAEIARVGQLYSAWKFAGLDRCSAGWLADGSVRYPIVTPRANCGPAEPGVRSFGFPRKGRFGVFCYRER; translated from the exons atgctgctgctcccactcctcctgaAGGCCACCCTGCTGCACCTGGCCAGTGGCTTCTACCACCCCTTCCACAATGGCTTCTACTACAACCACATCATGAATGACAATGGCGACGAGCAGGACAAAG TGGATTACTTCAGTGGATCCAAACTAGTGGTGGAAGCCTCCAAAGACCCTGTCTACAGCTACAATGGTGCCAATGTCACCCTGCCCTGCCACTACCGCTACGAGCCCGACCAGGGACCTAAGCGGAAAATCCGTATCAAGTGGTCCAAGCTGCGGGACGACTATACCAAAGAGCAGGATGTGATGGTGGCCATTGGCAAGACCAATGTGGCCTTTGGGGACTTCAAGGGCCGTGCTCACATCCGTCAGGCTGGCGAGACCAGCTGGCACGAGGCCTCGCTGGTCATCAGCGATGTGCGCTTGAAGGACGATGGCAAATATCGATGCGAGGTCATCGATGGGCTGGAGGATGAGAGCGACATTGTGGACCTCCGGCTGCAAG GCATCGTGTTCCCCTACCAGCCTCCCCGCGGGCAGTACAGGCTCAATTTCCACGAAGCCGAGCAAGCGTGCCAGGACCAAGGTGCCATCCTCGCCAACTTTAACCAGCTCTTCCAGGCGTGGAGCGAGGGGCTGGACTGGTGCAACGCGGGCTGGCTGGCCGATGGCACGGTGCAGTACCCCATCCGCCTGCCCCGCAAGCCCTGCGGGGGTGTGCACCTCGCCCCGGGCATCCGCAGCTACGGCCCGCGCCACCGGCACCTCCACCGCTTCGATgccttctgcttctcctccGCGCTCCGAG GAGAGGTTTTCTACCTGGACCGCCTGGCTGGGATGACGCTGGAGGAGGccaagcagagctgccaggatgCAGGGGCCGAGATCGCCCGGGTGGGGCAGCTCTACTCCGCCTGGAAGTTCGCGGGGCTGGACCGCTGCAGTGCCGGCTGGCTGGCAGATGGCAGTGTCCGCTACCCCATTGTCACACCCCGGGCCAATTGTGGCCCCGCGGAGCCCGGTGTCCGCAGCTTCGGCTTCCCCAGGAAGGGCAGGTTTGGCGTCTTCTGCTACAGAGAGAGATAA